The following coding sequences are from one Salinicoccus sp. Bachu38 window:
- a CDS encoding putative hydro-lyase yields the protein MEAKELREKIRNGTFDRTTSGAAGDNVQANIVILPKSYAFDFLLYAMRNRKAVPVIEVMEDGRVESRYAEGSDIRTDVPKYNIYRNGELEETVGDITEYWQDDFVTFLIGCSFTFEQALLESGLDVKHISEKKNVAMYKTDIATEPAGIFSGELVVSMRPFKRELVGKASDVTAQFPDMHGRPVHHGKPSEIGIRDIGAPEYGEPIEIAPDEEPVFWACGVTPQNAALNARPSIMITHNPGHMFVTDMKNEDFKEE from the coding sequence ATGGAAGCAAAAGAACTGAGGGAAAAGATAAGGAATGGGACTTTCGACAGGACGACTTCAGGCGCCGCCGGCGACAATGTACAGGCCAATATCGTCATTCTGCCGAAATCCTATGCATTCGATTTTCTGCTCTATGCCATGCGGAACAGAAAAGCCGTCCCCGTCATCGAGGTGATGGAGGATGGGAGGGTGGAAAGCAGGTATGCCGAAGGCTCCGATATCCGCACCGATGTGCCGAAATACAACATCTACAGGAATGGGGAGCTTGAGGAGACGGTCGGAGACATTACGGAATACTGGCAGGATGACTTTGTCACCTTCCTCATCGGCTGCAGCTTCACATTCGAACAGGCACTGCTTGAATCCGGACTTGATGTAAAGCATATCAGCGAGAAGAAGAATGTCGCCATGTACAAAACGGATATCGCAACAGAGCCCGCCGGCATATTCAGCGGGGAGCTCGTCGTATCGATGCGGCCGTTCAAGAGGGAGCTGGTCGGGAAGGCATCCGATGTGACCGCACAGTTTCCGGACATGCACGGCCGCCCGGTGCATCACGGGAAACCGTCCGAAATCGGCATCCGCGACATCGGTGCACCGGAATACGGTGAACCGATCGAGATTGCTCCCGATGAGGAGCCGGTGTTCTGGGCATGTGGCGTCACGCCGCAGAATGCGGCACTCAATGCCAGACCTTCCATCATGATTACGCATAACCCGGGACACATGTTCGTAACGGATATGAAGAATGAGGACTTCAAGGAAGAATAG
- a CDS encoding NRAMP family divalent metal transporter produces the protein MDNKPKMTGVQRRLLFGAIFLMATSSIGPAFLTQTSVFTEQFLASFAFAILASIIIDIGAQLNIWRILSVSGKRGQDVANQVFPGLGYLIAFLIVLGGFAFNIGNVAGAGLGFNAIFGWDPRIGAALAGIIAIIVFLLKNGRAVMDVIIQILGVLMIAITAFVMIRSNPPYGEAAYRAVMPEDPMTLFLPVVTLVGGTVGGYITFAGAHRLIEAGMTGKENLGFVSTAANLGILTTGVMRTLLFLAVLGVVSGGVALNPENPPASVFQIALGDIGMQIFGVVLVAAALSSVIGSAYTSASFLRSLHRVFDDYNNIVIITFIVISTIIFTFVGRPVVLLILAGAFNGLILPLTLGAVLVASRNRKIVGDYKHPMWMIIFGIVAVLITLIAGFMSLQGLQDLWTQ, from the coding sequence ATGGACAACAAACCAAAAATGACCGGCGTACAGCGTCGCCTGCTCTTCGGTGCGATATTCCTGATGGCGACATCATCCATCGGACCGGCATTCCTGACCCAGACCAGCGTATTTACAGAACAGTTTCTGGCAAGCTTTGCATTCGCTATACTGGCATCCATCATCATCGACATCGGTGCCCAGCTGAACATCTGGCGCATACTGAGTGTCTCCGGGAAAAGGGGGCAGGATGTCGCGAACCAGGTCTTTCCGGGACTCGGCTACCTGATTGCATTCCTGATCGTGCTTGGCGGATTCGCCTTCAACATCGGCAACGTCGCCGGTGCGGGGCTCGGGTTCAATGCCATCTTCGGCTGGGACCCGCGCATCGGTGCGGCACTGGCCGGCATCATCGCGATCATCGTCTTCCTGTTAAAGAACGGCCGTGCGGTGATGGATGTCATCATCCAGATCCTCGGTGTGCTCATGATCGCCATCACGGCATTCGTCATGATCCGGTCCAATCCCCCTTACGGGGAAGCGGCCTACCGCGCAGTCATGCCGGAGGATCCGATGACGCTCTTCCTGCCAGTGGTGACGCTGGTCGGCGGGACGGTCGGCGGATATATCACGTTCGCCGGCGCCCACCGTCTGATTGAAGCGGGCATGACCGGCAAGGAAAATCTGGGATTCGTCAGTACGGCGGCGAACCTCGGGATACTCACGACAGGTGTCATGCGTACCCTGCTCTTCCTGGCCGTGCTCGGTGTCGTCTCCGGAGGGGTGGCGCTCAACCCCGAGAATCCGCCGGCGTCCGTCTTCCAGATTGCGCTCGGTGACATCGGAATGCAGATATTCGGTGTCGTGCTCGTTGCAGCCGCCCTGTCATCCGTCATCGGATCCGCCTACACGAGCGCCTCATTCCTGAGGTCGCTGCACCGGGTGTTCGATGACTACAACAATATCGTCATCATCACCTTCATCGTCATTTCGACCATCATCTTTACATTCGTCGGACGCCCGGTCGTACTGCTCATTCTTGCGGGGGCCTTCAACGGTCTCATCCTGCCGCTTACACTGGGTGCGGTACTCGTCGCCTCGAGGAACAGGAAGATCGTCGGCGACTACAAGCATCCGATGTGGATGATCATCTTCGGAATCGTCGCGGTCCTCATCACACTGATTGCCGGCTTCATGTCGCTGCAGGGTCTGCAGGACCTCTGGACCCAGTAA
- a CDS encoding LamB/YcsF family protein: MYTVDLNADLGESYGNYSIGNDEEIIPLISSANVACGFHAADPSVMLETIRMIRESGSTGVGAHPGFPDLMGFGRRYMDMSMEDVRSMMFYQLGALDGFCRVEGIGMNHVKPHGALYNATFKDEELARTIAEAVKDYNPELKLMGLSNQNLVRAGEAAGLEVRHEVFADRAYEDDGTLVSRKKEGAMITDTKEAVGRVVRMVKEGRVESINGRDIDIQADSICVHGDGPKALEFVREIRSALGKEDITIQTM, from the coding sequence ATGTACACAGTAGACTTGAACGCGGATCTTGGAGAGAGCTACGGCAACTATTCCATCGGCAATGACGAAGAGATCATCCCGCTGATCTCTTCGGCGAATGTCGCCTGCGGATTCCACGCGGCCGACCCGTCGGTCATGCTTGAGACCATCCGGATGATCAGGGAGAGCGGCTCTACAGGCGTGGGTGCCCACCCGGGGTTTCCGGACCTCATGGGCTTCGGCAGGCGGTATATGGACATGTCCATGGAAGACGTCAGAAGCATGATGTTCTATCAGCTCGGTGCACTGGACGGGTTCTGCCGTGTCGAGGGTATCGGAATGAACCACGTCAAACCGCACGGTGCACTGTATAACGCCACATTCAAGGATGAGGAGCTGGCCCGGACGATTGCGGAAGCGGTGAAGGACTACAATCCGGAGCTCAAGCTGATGGGGCTGTCCAACCAGAACCTGGTGCGTGCCGGAGAGGCGGCGGGTCTCGAAGTGCGCCATGAAGTGTTCGCCGACCGTGCCTACGAGGATGACGGTACGCTCGTCAGCCGGAAGAAGGAGGGCGCGATGATCACCGATACGAAGGAGGCTGTGGGCCGTGTCGTCCGTATGGTCAAGGAAGGCAGAGTCGAGAGCATCAACGGCCGGGACATCGATATCCAGGCCGACAGCATATGCGTCCATGGGGATGGACCGAAAGCCCTGGAATTCGTCAGGGAGATCAGAAGTGCACTCGGGAAAGAAGACATCACCATCCAAACAATGTAG
- the accC gene encoding acetyl-CoA carboxylase biotin carboxylase subunit, producing the protein MEKVLVANRGEIAVRVIRSLKEMGIPSVAIYSTADRDSLHVALADEAICIGPAKSTESYLDIERIVAAIEVSGADAVHPGYGFLSESATFAGRLEEVGVTFIGPTADTISRMGDKAEARQTMKDAGVPVIPGSDGVIDSFEEVESVAESVGYPLVIKAVSGGGGKGMRFVHEPAQLEKMYKAAKKEAKNAFGDDRIYVEKYIEKARHIEVQVVGDGQGHAVHLYERDCSIQRNNQKLVEEAPAAVLDDASRRDITERTAEAVAKLHYRGAGTVEYLYVEEEDAFYFIEMNTRIQVEHTVSEEITGVDIVRLQLEVAQGKPLELMQDDISINGFAIECRINAENPAEHFMPAPGTIETLHFGMGQGVRIDSHVYPGYMIPPHYDSMIGKIITHAESREGAIRKMTHVLDETVIGPIHTNLDFQHYLMNHPNYRKNDVDIKFLPRNHIIGQEGE; encoded by the coding sequence GTGGAAAAGGTTTTGGTAGCAAACCGTGGAGAAATTGCCGTCAGGGTCATCCGGTCGCTCAAGGAAATGGGCATCCCGAGTGTCGCCATCTATTCCACCGCAGACCGGGACAGCCTGCATGTGGCGCTTGCGGATGAGGCGATATGCATCGGCCCGGCCAAAAGCACCGAGAGCTATCTGGATATCGAGCGGATCGTTGCAGCCATTGAAGTGAGTGGCGCCGATGCCGTCCATCCGGGATACGGCTTCCTTTCGGAATCGGCAACGTTTGCAGGCCGTCTGGAGGAGGTCGGCGTCACTTTCATCGGTCCCACTGCAGATACGATCTCCCGGATGGGGGACAAGGCGGAGGCGCGCCAGACGATGAAGGATGCCGGTGTGCCGGTCATCCCAGGAAGTGACGGGGTCATCGACAGCTTCGAGGAAGTCGAATCCGTTGCCGAATCGGTCGGCTATCCGCTCGTCATCAAGGCGGTCTCGGGCGGCGGCGGCAAGGGCATGCGCTTCGTCCATGAGCCGGCGCAGCTTGAAAAAATGTACAAGGCAGCGAAGAAGGAAGCGAAGAATGCCTTCGGCGACGACCGGATCTATGTGGAAAAATACATCGAGAAGGCCCGCCATATTGAAGTGCAGGTGGTCGGGGACGGCCAGGGGCATGCCGTCCATCTCTACGAGCGGGACTGCTCGATCCAGCGGAACAACCAGAAGCTGGTGGAAGAGGCCCCGGCCGCCGTCCTGGATGATGCGTCGAGAAGGGATATTACGGAACGGACGGCTGAAGCGGTCGCAAAACTCCACTACCGCGGTGCCGGGACGGTCGAGTATCTCTACGTCGAAGAGGAGGATGCCTTCTATTTCATCGAAATGAATACGCGGATCCAGGTGGAACACACGGTATCCGAAGAGATCACCGGTGTGGACATCGTCCGCCTGCAGCTGGAAGTGGCACAGGGGAAGCCGCTTGAACTCATGCAGGATGACATCTCGATCAACGGCTTTGCGATCGAGTGCCGGATCAATGCGGAGAATCCGGCGGAGCACTTCATGCCTGCCCCGGGCACGATCGAAACGCTTCATTTCGGCATGGGCCAGGGCGTGCGGATCGATTCCCATGTCTATCCGGGCTACATGATTCCACCGCATTATGACTCGATGATCGGAAAGATCATCACCCATGCGGAGTCGAGGGAGGGGGCGATACGGAAGATGACCCATGTCCTGGATGAGACGGTCATCGGACCGATTCATACGAACCTCGATTTCCAGCATTATCTGATGAACCACCCAAACTATAGGAAGAACGATGTGGACATCAAGTTTCTTCCACGAAATCACATTATCGGACAGGAAGGGGAATGA
- a CDS encoding acetyl-CoA carboxylase biotin carboxyl carrier protein, which yields MIELDIEEVKAYAKLLKEENLKVLTIKDGDFKIHLEANVADAPAVGQQAAPEPEAGGEEASGHTVKAKQVGTFFIEKEENSDETFVSVGDEVAEGDTLGVIEAMKVFNDVKAEVPGTVEEILVGNGESVEYDQPLFILRPKED from the coding sequence GTGATCGAGTTGGATATAGAAGAAGTGAAAGCATATGCAAAGCTGCTGAAGGAAGAGAACCTGAAAGTGCTGACCATCAAGGATGGAGATTTCAAGATCCATCTGGAGGCGAATGTGGCCGATGCCCCTGCTGTCGGCCAGCAGGCTGCACCAGAGCCGGAGGCTGGTGGTGAAGAAGCGTCCGGACATACGGTCAAGGCCAAGCAGGTCGGCACGTTCTTCATCGAGAAGGAAGAGAACAGCGACGAGACATTCGTATCCGTCGGAGATGAGGTCGCCGAGGGGGATACGCTCGGTGTCATCGAAGCCATGAAGGTGTTCAATGATGTCAAAGCGGAGGTCCCGGGTACCGTGGAAGAAATTCTTGTCGGAAATGGAGAGAGCGTGGAGTATGACCAGCCGCTCTTCATCCTGCGACCGAAGGAGGACTAG
- a CDS encoding biotin-dependent carboxyltransferase family protein encodes MMMLKVKSPGLYTTVQDLGRYGHQAEGFSPAGAMDYRAFMLANQLLGNDDNAPGLEMTFRGASFEVMQDTVIAAAGADMALEIDGDAFSIGVPIPVFKGSLVEFGAAENGSRTYLAAAGGFRVDRVLGSASTHVRSGIGGYRGRTLQAGDVIRTGDMAAAPGPFRIAGIEEEEAVRVIPGQQYDRFNEEMREKLFGEGYTLTKDCDRMGYRLDGPVLEADPDPGHDVLSEPTQLGSIQVPKGGKPIVLLNDRQTAGGYARIGTVARVDIPKLVQKQPGDTVRFEEVSVEEATALYREEMEKIRDGGYLEINNDFRSHVRPTAGKLARIMER; translated from the coding sequence ATGATGATGCTCAAAGTGAAAAGTCCGGGACTCTACACGACGGTCCAGGACCTTGGACGCTACGGCCACCAGGCGGAAGGTTTTTCACCGGCTGGGGCGATGGATTACCGTGCCTTCATGCTGGCCAACCAGCTGCTCGGCAATGACGACAACGCGCCGGGCCTTGAAATGACTTTTCGGGGTGCCTCGTTCGAAGTGATGCAGGATACGGTCATTGCGGCGGCAGGTGCTGATATGGCACTTGAGATCGATGGGGATGCCTTCTCCATCGGGGTGCCGATTCCCGTATTCAAAGGCAGCCTGGTCGAGTTCGGTGCTGCTGAAAACGGCTCGCGGACATATCTGGCGGCAGCGGGGGGCTTCCGGGTCGACAGGGTCCTCGGCAGTGCTTCGACGCATGTCAGGAGCGGCATCGGTGGCTATCGTGGCCGTACGCTCCAGGCAGGTGATGTGATCAGAACGGGTGATATGGCCGCTGCGCCGGGACCCTTCAGAATCGCCGGGATCGAAGAGGAGGAAGCGGTCCGGGTCATTCCCGGTCAGCAGTATGACCGTTTCAATGAAGAGATGCGGGAGAAGCTGTTTGGTGAAGGATATACACTGACGAAGGACTGCGACCGGATGGGCTACCGGCTCGACGGGCCGGTGCTTGAAGCCGATCCGGATCCGGGCCACGATGTCCTGTCAGAGCCGACCCAGCTCGGCAGCATCCAGGTGCCGAAAGGCGGCAAGCCGATTGTGCTCCTGAACGACAGGCAGACGGCAGGTGGATATGCACGCATCGGTACGGTGGCGCGTGTCGACATTCCCAAGCTGGTCCAGAAGCAGCCGGGGGATACGGTCAGATTCGAAGAGGTATCGGTAGAAGAGGCAACGGCACTCTACCGGGAAGAAATGGAAAAGATACGGGACGGCGGGTACCTTGAGATCAACAATGATTTCAGGTCGCACGTCAGACCGACGGCGGGCAAGCTCGCAAGAATAATGGAGAGGTGA
- the pxpB gene encoding 5-oxoprolinase subunit PxpB: MDIRQFAENALTIYMGDEIDERVNRQLVALRHHIEGMEVEGIDEIVLSYTSLIIYFDIFKTDARVLKETLGDIDEEALLEEEIEYRVIEIPVCYGGEYGPDLGNFQDNGLSEQEVIDLHGNKEYLVYMLGFMPGFPYLGGLDEKLHKARLETPRVRIPAGSVGIGGRQTGMYPFESPGGWHLLGRTPVPLFDPGREETILYAAGDRIIYRPIDEAEYRRIEEDIASGDYEIKYEMKGGQ, translated from the coding sequence ATGGATATCAGACAGTTTGCCGAAAATGCCCTGACCATCTATATGGGCGATGAAATCGATGAACGGGTCAATCGGCAGCTTGTGGCGCTGCGCCATCATATTGAAGGGATGGAGGTCGAGGGCATCGATGAGATCGTCCTGTCATACACGAGCCTCATCATCTATTTCGACATTTTCAAAACCGATGCCCGGGTGTTGAAGGAAACACTTGGTGACATCGATGAGGAAGCACTGCTCGAGGAGGAGATCGAGTACAGGGTCATCGAAATCCCGGTATGCTACGGCGGTGAGTACGGGCCGGACCTTGGCAATTTCCAGGACAATGGCCTGTCGGAACAGGAAGTCATCGACCTGCATGGCAATAAGGAATATCTCGTCTACATGCTTGGTTTCATGCCGGGCTTTCCATATCTCGGCGGGCTGGACGAAAAGCTGCACAAGGCCCGGCTGGAAACACCAAGGGTGCGCATACCAGCCGGTTCGGTCGGCATCGGCGGCAGGCAGACGGGCATGTATCCGTTCGAATCCCCCGGCGGATGGCATCTTCTGGGACGCACACCGGTGCCCCTGTTCGATCCGGGACGCGAGGAGACGATCCTCTACGCGGCGGGTGACCGCATCATCTACCGCCCGATCGATGAAGCGGAATACAGACGCATTGAAGAGGATATCGCCTCCGGGGACTACGAAATCAAATATGAAATGAAAGGGGGCCAATGA
- a CDS encoding Zn-dependent hydrolase: MTNDFLGKMAAETLESASSRRLHARILEISEIGRTENQGSRRMGYSEEELAAKDRVADWMEGIGMSVRTDGAGNVFGRYRGQDDSKVFMAGSHIDSVPDGGHFDGAAGVITALEIATLWYEAGYQPKYSYEVVIFSDEEGSRFGSGLTGSRAFMGMLTEEEINKYRDPEGQTIDDVLGNIGSDREQFLSAEGLDYNIEIYAEVHIEQAKQLEQKELPVGIVSGIAGATRTNITFRGEAGHAGSTPMTERRDALVKASEFISTLPEVAKGISREAVATVGKMDVKPGGVNVIPGEVNLVVDARDIDTDNQSKLIEAVAEHAEDTVRDSSITAEVDLTTRVMPIPIDPEVISRMEASFKRQDLLPVHLPSGAGHDAMSIGTEFPITMLFVRSLKGISHNPEEFTHIEDLSRSVQVLKDFFENY, encoded by the coding sequence ATGACAAATGACTTCCTCGGCAAGATGGCGGCTGAAACACTCGAGAGTGCATCAAGCAGACGGCTCCATGCACGCATACTGGAAATTTCCGAGATCGGACGGACGGAGAACCAGGGTTCAAGAAGGATGGGATACTCGGAAGAGGAACTGGCGGCAAAAGACAGGGTTGCAGACTGGATGGAAGGGATCGGCATGAGTGTACGCACCGACGGTGCCGGCAATGTATTCGGAAGATACAGGGGGCAGGATGACTCCAAAGTCTTCATGGCGGGGTCCCATATCGATTCCGTGCCTGACGGCGGCCACTTCGACGGCGCTGCGGGTGTCATTACGGCACTCGAAATCGCGACACTGTGGTACGAGGCAGGCTACCAGCCGAAGTATTCATATGAAGTCGTCATCTTCTCGGACGAGGAAGGCAGCCGCTTCGGCAGCGGACTGACCGGCAGCCGTGCATTCATGGGGATGCTCACCGAAGAGGAGATCAACAAGTACCGCGACCCGGAAGGGCAGACGATTGATGATGTCCTCGGGAACATCGGCTCCGACAGGGAGCAGTTCCTCTCGGCTGAGGGGCTGGACTACAATATCGAAATCTACGCCGAAGTGCACATCGAACAGGCAAAACAGCTTGAGCAGAAGGAGCTGCCCGTCGGCATCGTGAGCGGCATCGCCGGTGCCACACGGACGAACATCACCTTCCGTGGGGAAGCGGGACATGCCGGCAGCACCCCGATGACCGAACGCCGGGATGCACTCGTCAAGGCATCCGAGTTCATCAGCACCCTGCCGGAAGTCGCCAAGGGAATCAGCAGGGAAGCCGTCGCCACCGTCGGCAAGATGGATGTGAAACCCGGGGGTGTCAATGTCATCCCGGGTGAAGTGAATCTCGTCGTCGATGCACGGGACATTGATACCGACAACCAGTCGAAGCTGATCGAAGCCGTCGCAGAACATGCGGAAGACACCGTCAGGGACAGCAGCATCACCGCAGAAGTCGATCTCACGACCCGTGTCATGCCGATTCCGATCGACCCGGAAGTCATCTCCAGAATGGAGGCGTCATTCAAAAGGCAGGACCTGCTGCCGGTCCACCTGCCGAGCGGGGCGGGTCACGATGCAATGAGCATCGGCACCGAGTTCCCGATCACCATGCTGTTCGTGCGGAGCCTCAAAGGCATCAGCCACAATCCGGAGGAGTTCACCCATATCGAAGACCTGAGCCGGAGCGTGCAGGTGCTGAAGGACTTCTTTGAGAACTACTAG
- a CDS encoding M20/M25/M40 family metallo-hydrolase, protein MKENNGELDCREELLTITKRLVGIRSEVNTDGERVVAASIHGMLAAHPYFEANPSQLVMEPTVNDERKRYNVMAHVKGTKGESRRTVVLMGHMDTVGVEDFGAQQDLAFRPDDWMAHLKGEKLPEAVRAQLESDDWLFGRGVLDMKSGVASNLYLLTHYASHPELLDGNIVFIAECDEEDGSHGILSALKTLKRWQAEEGFDYVAAINSDFVAPGYEGDENRYIYKGTVGKLLPSFFITGEETHVGSAFDGLDPNFIAAELTRQISYNPELCDVALGEATLPPVSLKQTDLKPSYTVQTALSAYVYYNFFVHSWSPEKVLELLKAQAETAFKSAIETFRTRYRKYGEVSGRPGREITWEPRVYLYDEMDGLLREAHGDDYVQHMKVFKAELEQDESLDSRMLAARVVEEAWKFMPDKRPAIIVFYSSLYSPRVALTGERKSERRLLDALDDAIEAVQPEYGYPIVARNFFPHISDMSFVAMSDDMSEIDDMVANTPSWGRKLFVEYQDVADLNIPVINIGPYGEDGHKRLERMEMTYSLEVVPNLTNSVLRRVLESE, encoded by the coding sequence ATGAAAGAAAACAATGGAGAACTGGACTGCCGGGAGGAGTTGCTGACGATTACGAAAAGGCTTGTCGGCATCCGGAGCGAAGTCAATACGGACGGGGAGCGGGTGGTCGCCGCATCCATCCACGGCATGTTGGCAGCCCACCCATATTTTGAAGCAAACCCGTCGCAGCTCGTCATGGAGCCGACAGTCAATGATGAGCGGAAGCGGTACAATGTCATGGCGCATGTCAAGGGGACGAAAGGGGAGAGCCGCCGTACGGTGGTGCTGATGGGGCACATGGATACGGTCGGTGTGGAGGACTTCGGCGCGCAGCAGGACCTGGCATTCCGTCCCGATGACTGGATGGCACACCTTAAGGGCGAGAAGCTGCCGGAGGCGGTGCGGGCCCAGCTGGAGTCGGATGACTGGCTGTTCGGCCGGGGCGTGCTGGATATGAAGAGCGGGGTGGCGAGCAACCTCTACCTGCTCACCCACTATGCATCGCATCCGGAATTGCTTGATGGCAACATCGTCTTCATCGCAGAATGTGACGAGGAGGATGGTTCGCATGGCATCCTGTCGGCCCTGAAGACGTTGAAACGCTGGCAGGCGGAGGAGGGATTCGACTATGTCGCCGCCATCAACAGCGATTTCGTCGCACCGGGCTATGAAGGGGACGAGAACCGCTACATATACAAGGGGACGGTCGGCAAACTGCTCCCGTCCTTCTTCATCACCGGGGAGGAGACGCATGTCGGCTCGGCATTCGATGGGCTCGATCCGAACTTCATCGCAGCCGAGCTGACGCGGCAGATCAGCTACAACCCCGAGCTCTGTGATGTGGCGCTGGGGGAGGCGACACTGCCGCCGGTATCACTCAAGCAGACCGATCTGAAGCCGTCCTATACCGTACAGACGGCGCTGTCTGCCTACGTGTACTACAACTTCTTCGTCCATTCCTGGTCACCGGAGAAGGTATTGGAATTATTGAAGGCACAGGCGGAGACCGCCTTCAAGAGCGCGATTGAAACCTTTCGGACACGCTACCGGAAGTATGGAGAGGTGAGCGGCCGGCCGGGGCGTGAGATCACCTGGGAACCGAGGGTCTACTTGTACGATGAGATGGATGGGCTGCTCAGGGAGGCACATGGTGATGATTATGTGCAGCATATGAAAGTTTTCAAGGCGGAACTTGAGCAGGACGAAAGCCTCGATTCACGCATGCTTGCTGCGCGCGTCGTCGAGGAGGCATGGAAGTTCATGCCGGACAAGCGTCCGGCGATCATCGTCTTCTATTCCTCTCTCTACTCCCCACGGGTCGCACTGACAGGGGAGAGGAAGAGCGAGCGCCGACTGCTCGACGCATTGGATGATGCGATTGAAGCGGTGCAGCCGGAGTATGGATATCCGATCGTGGCGAGGAACTTCTTCCCGCACATATCAGATATGAGTTTCGTGGCGATGAGTGACGACATGTCAGAAATCGATGATATGGTTGCGAATACCCCGTCATGGGGCAGGAAGCTGTTCGTCGAGTACCAGGATGTCGCCGACCTGAACATCCCGGTCATCAACATCGGGCCATATGGCGAGGATGGACACAAGCGGCTTGAACGGATGGAAATGACCTACTCGCTCGAAGTGGTGCCGAACTTGACCAACAGTGTCCTGAGGCGGGTGCTCGAATCCGAATAG